The Aedes aegypti strain LVP_AGWG chromosome 3, AaegL5.0 Primary Assembly, whole genome shotgun sequence genome contains a region encoding:
- the LOC5568016 gene encoding serine/arginine-rich splicing factor 1A, which yields MSHGRNECRIYVGNLPPDIRTKDIQDLFHKFGKVTFVDLKNRRGPPFAFVEFEDARDADDAVKARDGYDYDGYRLRVEFPRGGGPGRYSSSSRGGNSDRGGGARDRGNRGPPARRSQFRVMVTGLPASGSWQDLKDHMREAGDVCFADVYKDGTGVVEFLRHEDMKYAIKKLDDSRFRSHEGEVAYIRVREDSTNNDDRRGGEYRDRSYSPRRRRGTPTYSPVQRSFSRSRSRSFNY from the exons ATGTCTCACGGTCGCAACGAGTGCCGAATCTACGTCGGAAATCTCCCCCCGGATATACGCACCAAGGACATCCAGGATCTGTTCCACAAATTCGGCAAAGTAACGTTTGTTGACTTGAAAAACCGCCGCGGGCCGCCATTTGCTTTTGTGGAATTTGAGGATGCTCG TGATGCTGACGATGCCGTAAAGGCTCGCGATGGCTACGATTACGACGGATACCGGCTGCGAGTGGAATTCCCCCGCGGAGGAGGTCCCGGAAGatacagcagcagcagtagaGGCGGCAATAGTGACCGTGGGGGTGGCGCTCGGGATCGAGGAAATCGCGGTCCTCCCGCCCGGCGCTCCCAGTTTCGGGTCATGGTTACCGGGTTGCCTGCTTCCGGTTCGTGGCAGGACTTGAAGGATCACATGCGAGAGGCAGGTGATGTCTGTTTTGCCGATGTATACAAAGATGGAACCGGTGTCGTGGAGTTCCTGCGCCATGAAGATATGAAATATGCCATCAAAAAGCTGGACGATTCGCGGTTCCGGTCACATGAG GGAGAGGTGGCCTACATCAGAGTGCGCGAAGATTCTACCAATAATGACGATAGAAGGGGAGGAGAATATCGCGACCG atcgTATTCACCGCGCAGACGTCGTGGAACACCCACCTACTCACCGGTACAGCGCAGCTTTTCGCGATCGCGTTCCCGCTCTTTCAACTACTAG